In one window of Methanosarcina vacuolata Z-761 DNA:
- a CDS encoding vWA domain-containing protein yields the protein MPFENPLALIALLSVIPLIIIYMLRPRPKVLAIPSLMFVLKLERERKRVYASLTKIVQDPLFLIQLLILILLSIGAAGYYYTSQEPLSGEHTVLVLDTSASMQVDSRFADAVKIADGYVSKKNSIILASDTPLLALDGGDASSAKGIFSKVQPGAGTADLSAAITTGMRLLSKEGGGRIIVISDFTNSKGDDPVSSKNLAESYGISVNFVKVGKPADNIGIINGWIQSTDGKYGYTGVIKNYKDQAEKVKIETGTGTSGNSTSFSLNVPAGGTNQFTLENLGPGITTVQLNVKDSLSVDNKAYISIPDTSEQRILYVTDDGKLPSRTALSLLPNSNISVVKAVPSSLDNYTLVVLAQKETPIASGSVETIENYVRNGGNAVFIASGALAPEKTEVGLIKILPVKPTGIENETNGNDLGVKEVQQSSITTDIRSDEISVHTYLNATERTGSTTLVALENGVPLLSYWQVGKGTVFYMGLDDELGDDAWNNFHNLPEYPVFWIKLVEWLGGTGDISEYNLNTGTLTSLSKTEEIKTPSKTFTSNHILFDESGIYEISGKKIAVNLYNDKESNTTVDASDVIQRAVAEDKSTLVRADTYTVKNDITDYLIGVMFLLILAEIIIVRRRGEL from the coding sequence ATGCCTTTTGAAAACCCCCTTGCTCTTATCGCTCTCCTGAGTGTAATCCCGCTTATTATTATTTACATGCTCCGTCCCAGACCGAAGGTACTTGCAATTCCTTCTCTCATGTTTGTCCTTAAACTTGAGAGGGAAAGAAAACGGGTTTATGCATCACTTACCAAAATCGTGCAGGACCCACTTTTTCTTATTCAGCTCCTGATTCTTATTCTTCTTTCCATTGGCGCAGCAGGGTATTATTATACTTCACAGGAACCGCTGAGTGGAGAGCATACAGTGCTGGTCCTTGATACCTCTGCAAGTATGCAGGTTGACTCTCGCTTTGCTGATGCTGTTAAGATTGCTGATGGCTATGTGAGCAAGAAAAACAGCATAATCCTGGCTTCGGATACGCCTCTTCTTGCTCTTGATGGAGGCGACGCGTCCTCTGCAAAGGGTATTTTCAGTAAAGTTCAGCCAGGGGCAGGCACTGCCGACCTGTCTGCGGCCATAACTACAGGTATGCGTCTTTTATCAAAGGAAGGAGGAGGAAGAATCATCGTTATTTCGGATTTCACGAATTCGAAAGGAGACGATCCTGTTAGTTCCAAAAATCTGGCTGAGTCTTATGGGATTTCAGTAAATTTCGTAAAAGTCGGAAAGCCTGCCGATAATATAGGGATCATCAACGGATGGATCCAATCCACGGACGGAAAATACGGCTACACAGGTGTAATTAAAAACTACAAAGATCAAGCCGAAAAAGTTAAAATCGAGACTGGAACCGGGACTTCCGGAAACTCAACGTCGTTTTCCCTTAACGTTCCCGCAGGTGGGACAAACCAGTTCACGCTTGAAAACCTTGGGCCAGGGATTACAACAGTTCAGCTTAATGTGAAGGATAGTTTGTCTGTTGACAATAAAGCTTACATTTCCATTCCAGATACTTCAGAGCAGCGTATACTCTATGTCACTGACGATGGGAAACTGCCTTCGAGAACTGCCCTTTCCCTGCTCCCTAACAGCAATATCAGTGTCGTAAAAGCCGTGCCTTCTTCCCTTGACAATTACACGCTTGTAGTGCTTGCGCAGAAAGAGACTCCAATTGCTAGCGGTTCAGTAGAGACAATTGAAAATTATGTCAGAAACGGCGGTAATGCAGTTTTCATTGCAAGCGGCGCCTTAGCCCCCGAGAAAACTGAGGTTGGCCTGATAAAGATCCTGCCTGTAAAGCCTACTGGGATTGAGAATGAAACAAACGGAAACGATCTTGGAGTTAAGGAAGTTCAGCAAAGCAGTATTACAACGGACATTAGAAGTGATGAGATCTCAGTCCACACATACCTGAACGCAACTGAAAGGACCGGTTCGACAACTCTGGTAGCTCTAGAAAATGGAGTTCCTCTCTTGAGTTACTGGCAGGTAGGTAAAGGGACCGTTTTCTATATGGGCCTGGATGACGAGCTCGGAGACGATGCCTGGAACAATTTCCATAACTTGCCTGAGTATCCTGTGTTCTGGATAAAACTTGTTGAATGGCTCGGAGGGACAGGTGATATTTCTGAATATAACCTGAATACAGGTACTTTGACGTCTCTTTCGAAGACCGAGGAAATCAAAACTCCCTCGAAAACTTTCACTTCAAACCATATTCTCTTTGATGAATCGGGAATTTACGAAATTTCAGGAAAGAAGATTGCAGTCAACCTTTATAATGACAAGGAATCAAACACAACAGTTGATGCATCTGACGTTATTCAGCGGGCTGTTGCGGAAGATAAGTCCACACTTGTAAGGGCTGATACTTATACTGTCAAAAATGACATTACTGATTACCTGATAGGAGTTATGTTCCTTCTCATACTAGCTGAAATTATAATCGTGCGCCGGCGGGGTGAACTATGA
- a CDS encoding OadG family protein, whose product MALSIEEIVNKHESVLKKYRGLYAFADLLATYFVLYVLFVLFNMRDLFLMFSIFEPYTDAKYSILGFGVVFETLGLIFLAFALSLILTAIRHYRAEKKDAIALLEETHPVLRERLRTAYDNRNTDNIIVRDLIGGVIIDSKPVQSSSFLDRRKLTKDLIVIVFAVTVLAYVVGTGYQTTLSPTDLNGVIDKLPLVSNSNSDLYPVDENGGTSNNTSQENIFGKPAVVVVEGKDVDLTIPPGTGQGFTSQEEGEQMNESFTQSGMVNPEAEASKAYYDNLPEGYRNVIQSYFEGLAEE is encoded by the coding sequence ATGGCTCTGAGTATTGAAGAAATAGTAAATAAACACGAATCGGTTTTAAAAAAATATAGAGGACTCTATGCCTTTGCAGACCTGCTTGCAACTTATTTTGTCCTTTATGTCCTTTTCGTGCTTTTCAATATGCGAGATTTATTTTTAATGTTTAGCATCTTCGAACCTTATACCGATGCGAAATACAGCATTCTGGGCTTTGGGGTTGTTTTTGAAACTCTGGGGCTTATTTTTCTGGCTTTTGCCCTCTCCCTTATCCTTACAGCTATCAGGCATTACAGGGCTGAAAAGAAAGATGCGATTGCCCTTCTAGAAGAGACACACCCTGTACTCAGGGAGAGATTGAGGACTGCCTATGATAACCGCAATACGGATAACATTATTGTCCGGGACCTTATAGGCGGAGTCATAATTGATTCAAAACCCGTACAGTCATCTTCCTTTCTTGACAGAAGAAAACTTACAAAAGACCTGATTGTAATAGTTTTTGCAGTTACCGTTCTAGCATATGTTGTAGGGACCGGATACCAGACAACTCTCAGCCCTACTGACCTTAACGGAGTAATCGACAAGCTTCCCTTAGTTTCGAATTCAAACTCTGACCTTTACCCAGTGGACGAAAACGGCGGGACCTCGAATAACACCAGCCAGGAAAACATCTTCGGAAAGCCTGCCGTTGTTGTGGTGGAAGGCAAAGATGTTGATCTGACGATTCCTCCGGGCACAGGTCAGGGCTTTACAAGTCAAGAAGAAGGGGAACAGATGAACGAATCATTTACCCAGTCAGGCATGGTAAATCCTGAAGCTGAGGCTTCCAAGGCTTATTATGATAATTTACCGGAAGGATACAGGAACGTTATCCAGAGTTACTTTGAAGGACTTGCAGAAGAATAA
- a CDS encoding AAA family ATPase produces MNETNTDSGQAATTYQNAGRIFKSFFEDIGNVVVGQNRVVEQIVIAILCEGHALVESNPGLGKTLIISTVSKAMNLKFSRIQCTPDLMPSDITGTNVIEEKDNKKEFRFQPGPVFANVVLADEINRASPKTQSAMLEAMQEKQVTVGNDTFMLDRPFFILATENPIEMEGTYPLPEAQLDRFLLKILVDYPSHEEEMEIINRYTKSEVPKISRGLEKSTLLDLQQLTRQVPISEELKQRVLSIVGMTRKDKEHIEYGASPRASIGLILAAKARALIEGRNFVSKEDIDYMAYPVLRHRLILTFEAERSGMTPDQAIEEIIQKLK; encoded by the coding sequence ATGAATGAAACTAATACCGATTCTGGCCAGGCTGCCACGACCTACCAGAACGCAGGCAGAATTTTCAAAAGCTTTTTTGAAGATATTGGAAATGTTGTGGTGGGCCAGAATAGAGTAGTGGAGCAAATCGTGATCGCAATACTCTGCGAAGGGCATGCCCTCGTTGAGAGCAATCCAGGGCTTGGAAAAACGCTTATAATCTCCACAGTGTCAAAGGCCATGAACCTGAAATTCAGCAGGATCCAGTGTACTCCTGACCTCATGCCCTCTGACATTACAGGGACAAACGTTATTGAAGAGAAGGACAACAAAAAAGAATTCAGGTTCCAGCCAGGGCCGGTTTTTGCAAATGTTGTTCTTGCGGATGAGATTAACAGGGCATCCCCGAAAACCCAGTCAGCCATGCTGGAAGCTATGCAGGAAAAACAGGTAACGGTCGGAAACGATACCTTCATGCTTGACCGTCCCTTCTTTATTCTTGCCACCGAGAACCCCATAGAAATGGAAGGCACATATCCCCTGCCTGAAGCCCAGCTCGACCGTTTTCTCTTAAAAATCCTTGTAGATTATCCTTCCCATGAAGAAGAAATGGAAATAATAAACCGCTATACGAAATCCGAAGTCCCAAAAATTTCCAGGGGCCTTGAGAAATCCACACTCCTCGATTTGCAGCAGCTCACCAGGCAGGTCCCAATCTCCGAGGAACTCAAGCAGCGCGTCCTTTCTATTGTGGGCATGACAAGAAAAGACAAAGAACATATAGAGTACGGGGCTTCTCCAAGGGCATCCATCGGCCTTATCCTTGCCGCAAAAGCCAGAGCCCTTATAGAAGGCAGAAACTTCGTAAGCAAAGAGGATATCGATTATATGGCATATCCGGTTCTCCGCCACAGGCTCATCCTGACCTTCGAAGCCGAAAGAAGTGGGATGACTCCTGATCAGGCTATTGAGGAGATTATCCAGAAGCTCAAATGA
- a CDS encoding DUF58 domain-containing protein encodes MTRTKQNIETDFFRQLDRFTFSVRKRVSTVYAGNRPSTRSGHGIDTIGFREYDLNDSLKDIDWKAYARTEKLYVRQFEEEKTLTTHILLDASKSMDYPEKGTSKFEYAAMLAAGYAYMVTKYNDRFAISTFSQEIDIHKPSRGRKNLLRAIDRLTELELSGGTSIGEAVIKYSREIKSRSLVILISDFLQEPEAIETAVSRLSDHDLILIQVLDPTEKVLPIQGNSKLIDLETGEEVRTYVSEKFKERYIKKLDDHSARIKKACMKTGAEFYTFTTDTPIFDAFYHTIRRRRR; translated from the coding sequence ATGACTCGCACAAAACAAAACATCGAAACGGACTTTTTCAGGCAGCTTGACCGCTTTACCTTCTCTGTCCGGAAAAGGGTATCAACCGTTTACGCCGGAAACCGTCCCTCCACCCGAAGCGGGCACGGCATCGATACCATCGGGTTCAGGGAATATGATCTTAACGACAGCCTGAAAGATATCGACTGGAAAGCCTATGCGAGAACTGAAAAGCTCTATGTGCGGCAGTTTGAGGAAGAGAAAACCCTTACAACCCATATCCTTCTGGACGCCAGTAAAAGTATGGACTACCCTGAAAAAGGGACTTCGAAATTCGAATATGCTGCCATGCTCGCTGCAGGCTATGCCTACATGGTAACAAAATATAACGATAGGTTTGCAATCTCAACCTTTTCACAGGAAATTGATATACACAAACCCAGCCGCGGGCGAAAAAACCTTCTGCGGGCAATTGACAGGCTGACAGAGCTTGAATTATCCGGAGGCACTTCTATTGGGGAAGCTGTTATAAAGTACAGCAGGGAAATCAAGTCAAGATCCCTTGTAATCCTTATCTCGGACTTTCTTCAGGAACCAGAAGCAATAGAAACTGCAGTTTCCAGGTTATCTGACCATGACCTGATTTTGATCCAGGTGCTCGACCCCACGGAAAAAGTGCTCCCTATCCAGGGTAACAGCAAGCTTATAGACCTTGAAACCGGAGAAGAAGTCAGGACATATGTTAGTGAAAAGTTTAAAGAACGCTACATTAAAAAGCTCGATGATCACAGCGCAAGAATTAAAAAAGCCTGTATGAAGACAGGGGCTGAATTCTATACTTTTACAACCGACACCCCTATTTTTGATGCTTTCTACCATACCATCAGGAGAAGGAGACGCTAA